In Parasegetibacter sp. NRK P23, a single genomic region encodes these proteins:
- a CDS encoding deoxynucleoside kinase, producing MAKLKKPKHIAVAGNIGAGKTTLTEMLSKHYKWIPQFEDVEHNPYLNDFYEEMPRWSFNLQIYFLNSRLRQLLDIQRGTETIIQDRTIYEDAHIFAPNLHEMGLMSKRDFDNYFLFFQNLKSMVQPPDLLIYLQASVPTLVAQIQKRGREYEENIRLDYLKRLNDYYNKWIEDYKEGPLLVIDVDKNKFAESEEHLGEIINRIDGQLYGLF from the coding sequence ATGGCAAAGCTGAAAAAACCCAAACACATTGCAGTTGCAGGAAACATAGGCGCGGGCAAAACCACCCTCACCGAAATGCTGAGCAAGCATTACAAATGGATCCCGCAGTTTGAAGATGTGGAACACAACCCGTACCTCAACGATTTTTACGAAGAGATGCCCCGCTGGAGTTTCAACCTCCAGATTTATTTCCTTAACAGCAGGCTGCGTCAGTTGCTCGATATCCAACGTGGAACGGAAACAATTATTCAGGACAGAACTATATACGAAGACGCACACATCTTCGCACCCAACCTCCACGAAATGGGGCTGATGAGCAAACGCGATTTCGACAACTACTTTCTTTTCTTTCAGAACCTCAAGTCTATGGTGCAACCCCCCGACCTGCTCATCTACCTGCAGGCTTCGGTGCCCACACTGGTGGCGCAGATACAGAAACGCGGCAGGGAATACGAAGAGAACATCCGCCTCGACTACCTCAAACGCCTGAACGATTATTACAATAAATGGATCGAAGATTATAAAGAAGGTCCGTTGCTGGTGATAGATGTAGATAAGAACAAGTTCGCGGAAAGCGAAGAGCACCTTGGTGAGATCATCAACCGCATCGACGGACAACTGT
- the trpS gene encoding tryptophan--tRNA ligase, with protein MQKEVVLSGIRSTGFLHLGNYFGAMRNYVRMQDDFDCYFFVADWHALTTHPDTKELRNSVLRVLAENIACGLDPEKACLYVQSHVPEIAELYMLLNMLAYKGELEKTTTFKDKVRLQPQNVNAGLLTYPVLMAADILVHRAFKVPVGKDQEQHLEMARNFAQRFNHRYGDVFPEPVAFNFGESLVKVPSLDGAGKMSKSENQMATLYLADDDELIRKKVMKAKSDSGPTEPNSDKPDYIENLFQLMRLVSKKETVDQFEADYNNCTIRYGDMKKQMAEDMVAFIAPIREKAAAIYADEKYLAEVMQTGAEKARKSAGATLALVREHMGLKYF; from the coding sequence ATGCAGAAAGAGGTTGTATTGAGCGGTATACGCTCCACGGGTTTCCTGCACCTGGGAAACTATTTCGGCGCCATGCGCAACTACGTGCGCATGCAGGATGATTTCGATTGCTATTTTTTTGTAGCCGACTGGCATGCACTTACCACTCATCCGGACACGAAAGAGCTGCGCAACAGTGTGCTGCGCGTACTCGCGGAGAACATCGCGTGTGGACTCGATCCTGAAAAAGCATGCCTGTACGTGCAAAGTCATGTGCCGGAGATCGCCGAACTCTATATGCTGTTGAACATGCTCGCTTATAAAGGCGAGCTGGAAAAAACAACTACTTTTAAAGATAAGGTGCGGTTACAACCGCAGAACGTGAACGCGGGTTTGCTGACGTATCCGGTATTGATGGCCGCGGATATCCTCGTGCACCGTGCCTTTAAGGTGCCCGTTGGTAAAGACCAGGAGCAACACCTTGAAATGGCCCGCAACTTCGCCCAGCGTTTTAACCACCGTTATGGTGATGTTTTTCCTGAACCCGTTGCATTCAACTTCGGAGAAAGTCTGGTGAAAGTACCCAGCCTGGATGGCGCCGGCAAGATGAGCAAAAGCGAAAACCAGATGGCCACGCTTTACCTCGCCGATGATGATGAACTGATCCGCAAAAAAGTGATGAAAGCAAAAAGCGACTCCGGGCCAACCGAACCGAACAGTGATAAGCCTGACTATATTGAAAACCTCTTCCAACTGATGCGCCTCGTTTCTAAAAAAGAGACCGTGGACCAGTTTGAAGCGGATTACAACAACTGCACCATCCGGTACGGTGATATGAAAAAGCAGATGGCGGAAGATATGGTGGCTTTTATAGCGCCCATCAGAGAAAAGGCCGCGGCCATTTATGCCGATGAAAAATACCTGGCCGAGGTAATGCAAACAGGGGCGGAAAAAGCGCGGAAAAGCGCCGGAGCAACGCTGGCGCTGGTGAGGGAGCATATGGGCCTTAAATACTTCTGA
- a CDS encoding ROK family protein, which yields MSTINPQLGIGIDIGGTTTKYGIVNHRGEILYRGVISSRKHGTPEAFIDELYEALLPAIDEAGGIAAFRGIGIGAPNGNYYTGTIEDAPNLVWKGKIHMADIVTKKFALPAALTNDANAAAVGEMMYGAARGMKDFIMITLGTGVGSGIVANGHLIYGHDGFAGELGHTIIIPGGRKHWGTGAHGSLEAYTSATGVTVTAREFLENRPEEDSLLRAYKPEEIDARLVYEAAVKGDKIANDVYAFTGEILGRALANFVMFSSPEAVILFGGLTKAGDLLLKPVRKYMEEDLLPIFRNKVKLIISELKESDAAVLGASALVWELK from the coding sequence ATGAGTACAATCAATCCGCAACTGGGCATCGGGATAGATATCGGGGGCACGACCACGAAGTATGGTATCGTGAACCACCGCGGTGAAATATTATACAGAGGCGTGATCTCTTCGCGCAAACACGGTACGCCGGAAGCTTTTATTGATGAATTGTATGAGGCGCTGCTGCCCGCCATTGATGAGGCCGGGGGGATTGCCGCCTTCCGTGGAATCGGTATCGGCGCGCCCAACGGGAATTATTATACCGGAACCATTGAAGATGCGCCCAACCTGGTGTGGAAAGGGAAAATTCATATGGCCGACATCGTCACGAAGAAGTTCGCCTTACCCGCCGCGCTCACCAACGATGCCAACGCCGCCGCCGTGGGAGAAATGATGTACGGAGCCGCCAGGGGCATGAAGGATTTTATCATGATTACCCTCGGAACAGGCGTAGGAAGCGGTATCGTGGCCAACGGCCACCTGATTTACGGGCACGATGGGTTCGCGGGAGAACTGGGACATACCATCATTATTCCCGGGGGAAGAAAACACTGGGGAACAGGGGCGCACGGCTCTCTTGAAGCCTATACCTCCGCCACCGGCGTTACGGTTACCGCCAGGGAATTCCTCGAAAACCGTCCCGAAGAAGATAGTCTGCTCCGGGCCTATAAACCCGAAGAGATTGATGCCCGCCTTGTATACGAAGCTGCCGTTAAAGGAGACAAAATCGCTAACGATGTATACGCCTTTACCGGTGAGATACTTGGAAGAGCGCTCGCCAATTTCGTGATGTTCTCCAGTCCCGAAGCGGTGATCCTGTTCGGGGGCCTTACCAAGGCCGGCGACCTGTTGCTGAAACCGGTACGCAAATACATGGAAGAAGACCTGCTGCCCATCTTCCGCAATAAGGTAAAACTCATCATCTCTGAACTGAAAGAATCCGATGCCGCCGTGCTGGGCGCCAGCGCCCTTGTTTGGGAATTGAAATGA
- a CDS encoding MFS transporter, producing the protein MNAPTKWSQFGTLISVFFFWGFVAASNDILIPVFKSKFNLEQWQSQLVAFAFYVAYTVGSIIYLGISKAMGGDFLNKVGYKNGIAIGLIISAIGTLLFYPAANNSSFALMITGLFVVALGFSLQQIAANPLAIVIGDPKTGSQRLTMAGGVNNFGTTIGPLLVSFAIFGSVTGANTEASIESVKVPYLILGAAFILVAVFFKLSSIPNKIDLEEVAEDEAINDEKILHKKSAIGYPQLWMGMIAIFVYVGVEVATASNLPEYLRQQIAVLDGKYVLKSLNLPGALPFTDDMNAPFISLYWASLMIGRWTGAVGAFDVSAGTKKILGFFMPYLAFAIFLLVNTIAKHDVSSFYVYGFVILAMIAGDILSKGNPARMLLLFSIMGTIALFVGMLTGGMVSVYAFISVGLFCSTLWPCIFTLAVAGLGKHTNQGSSFLIMMIMGGGFISVLQGVVADDAILGIKWSYLVGAACFLYLAFYAWKVKGILKTQGIDYDAANAPSVSGKGH; encoded by the coding sequence ATGAACGCTCCAACAAAATGGTCACAGTTCGGAACCCTGATTTCCGTATTTTTTTTCTGGGGCTTCGTGGCCGCCAGCAACGATATTCTCATCCCCGTTTTCAAAAGTAAGTTCAACCTGGAGCAATGGCAGAGCCAGTTGGTGGCCTTCGCGTTCTACGTGGCTTATACCGTTGGATCAATTATTTACCTGGGTATTTCCAAGGCGATGGGTGGTGATTTTCTGAATAAAGTAGGGTATAAAAACGGTATCGCGATCGGCCTGATCATTTCGGCGATCGGAACATTGTTGTTTTATCCCGCGGCCAATAATTCCTCTTTTGCGCTGATGATTACCGGGCTTTTTGTAGTAGCGCTCGGTTTCTCCCTGCAACAGATCGCGGCCAACCCGCTCGCCATTGTGATCGGTGATCCGAAAACAGGCTCCCAGCGTCTCACCATGGCCGGAGGGGTGAACAATTTCGGTACCACCATCGGACCGCTGCTGGTGAGTTTCGCCATCTTCGGCAGTGTGACCGGCGCCAATACGGAGGCCAGCATAGAAAGTGTAAAAGTGCCCTACCTGATACTCGGTGCGGCATTTATACTGGTGGCCGTCTTCTTTAAGCTCTCTTCCATCCCCAATAAGATTGACCTGGAAGAAGTGGCGGAAGATGAAGCCATCAACGACGAAAAAATCCTGCATAAGAAATCAGCTATCGGTTACCCCCAGCTCTGGATGGGCATGATCGCCATCTTCGTGTACGTAGGCGTGGAAGTGGCCACGGCCAGCAACCTGCCGGAATACCTGCGTCAGCAGATTGCTGTACTCGATGGGAAATATGTATTGAAATCGCTCAACCTTCCCGGCGCATTGCCTTTCACAGATGACATGAACGCGCCCTTCATCTCCCTGTATTGGGCCAGTTTGATGATTGGCCGCTGGACGGGAGCCGTTGGTGCTTTCGATGTAAGTGCGGGTACCAAAAAAATCCTGGGTTTCTTCATGCCTTACCTGGCATTCGCCATTTTCCTGCTGGTGAATACCATCGCCAAACACGATGTATCCAGCTTTTATGTATACGGTTTCGTGATCCTCGCTATGATTGCCGGGGATATTTTAAGCAAGGGCAATCCGGCGCGCATGCTGCTGCTTTTCTCGATCATGGGCACCATTGCATTGTTCGTGGGCATGCTCACGGGCGGGATGGTAAGCGTGTATGCGTTTATAAGCGTAGGTTTGTTCTGCAGTACGCTCTGGCCCTGCATCTTCACGCTGGCCGTGGCTGGTCTCGGCAAACATACCAACCAGGGCAGTAGTTTCCTTATTATGATGATCATGGGTGGCGGCTTCATCAGTGTGTTGCAGGGTGTGGTGGCCGATGACGCTATTCTGGGGATCAAATGGTCGTATCTTGTGGGGGCGGCATGTTTCCTTTACCTGGCTTTCTACGCCTGGAAAGTGAAGGGCATCCTGAAGACGCAGGGGATCGATTACGATGCCGCCAACGCGCCATCCGTAAGTGGAAAAGGACATTAA
- a CDS encoding sugar MFS transporter has protein sequence MSTITSTAPVSMTGEKKSNLLPMLMIGALFFIFGFVTWANSTLIPFLKLACGLESDLQAFLVTFASYMAYFFLALPSSWLLKKMGFKNGIVVGLLILALGSLIFLPAADSRAFGMFLTGLFVQGAALSLLQTASNPYISIIGPIESAAKRISIMGLCNKFAGMIVPIVMGTLFLKNSEAIEAKINNAATTVAEREALLNEVVGRVNTPYIVLAILFAAFALVVKLSKLPEINVDAEEPVDPTAAVKTTKTSIFQFPHLFLGAFCIFVYVAAEVMAGDIIGTYGKELGISADIAKYFTTLTLGGMMAGYAIGIVTIPKYITQQAALRICAILGIIFTIGAFLTSGYTSVIFVALLGLANSLMWPAIFPLGIKDLGRFTKTGSAIMVMGIAGGAIWPLLYGFLKDEAGVNFQLAFFISILPCYLYILYFAVKGHKIRK, from the coding sequence ATGTCAACTATTACTTCAACTGCTCCCGTTTCCATGACGGGTGAGAAGAAAAGCAATTTGCTGCCGATGCTGATGATCGGCGCCTTGTTTTTCATTTTCGGATTTGTAACCTGGGCCAACAGCACGCTGATCCCCTTCCTTAAGCTGGCCTGCGGCCTGGAATCCGACTTACAGGCGTTCCTGGTTACCTTCGCCTCTTACATGGCTTATTTTTTCCTGGCGCTGCCTTCTTCCTGGCTGCTCAAAAAAATGGGATTCAAGAATGGCATCGTAGTGGGCCTTCTGATCCTCGCGCTGGGCTCACTGATCTTCCTGCCCGCCGCCGATTCCCGCGCATTCGGTATGTTTCTGACCGGACTTTTCGTACAGGGCGCGGCATTGTCCCTGCTACAAACCGCCTCTAACCCATACATCAGCATTATCGGCCCCATTGAAAGCGCGGCCAAAAGGATCAGTATCATGGGACTGTGCAACAAATTCGCCGGCATGATCGTGCCAATCGTGATGGGCACCTTGTTCCTTAAAAATTCTGAAGCGATAGAAGCCAAGATCAATAATGCCGCCACTACGGTTGCGGAAAGAGAAGCGCTGCTGAACGAAGTGGTTGGTCGCGTAAACACCCCCTATATTGTACTCGCGATACTGTTCGCGGCCTTTGCATTAGTGGTAAAACTTTCCAAACTCCCCGAAATCAATGTGGATGCCGAAGAACCGGTTGATCCAACCGCTGCCGTAAAAACTACCAAAACCAGCATATTCCAGTTTCCACACCTTTTTCTCGGCGCATTCTGCATATTCGTATATGTGGCCGCTGAAGTGATGGCGGGAGATATTATCGGCACGTACGGAAAAGAACTCGGCATCAGCGCCGACATCGCCAAGTACTTTACCACCCTCACTTTGGGCGGTATGATGGCCGGTTATGCCATAGGCATTGTAACCATTCCGAAATACATTACACAACAGGCTGCCTTGCGCATCTGCGCCATCCTCGGCATCATTTTCACCATTGGCGCCTTTCTTACCAGCGGTTATACTTCCGTGATATTCGTGGCTTTGCTGGGACTCGCCAACTCCCTGATGTGGCCCGCCATTTTCCCGCTGGGCATCAAAGATCTCGGCAGGTTCACCAAAACAGGATCAGCCATTATGGTAATGGGTATCGCAGGTGGCGCCATCTGGCCGCTGCTGTATGGTTTCCTGAAAGATGAAGCCGGTGTAAATTTTCAACTGGCTTTCTTTATAAGTATTCTCCCCTGCTATTTGTATATACTATACTTTGCTGTGAAAGGGCATAAGATCAGAAAGTAG
- a CDS encoding YkgJ family cysteine cluster protein, with amino-acid sequence MAQEHPYPLPASWEKTAAEHAKRYKQWLQRANVKKVMKELPDLHEEAFSKINCLACARCCRNYSPRFKTPDIKRISKRLRMKESAFIDTYLRLDEDGDYVVKSSPCPFIGDDNACSIYEDRPSDCARYPYTDEDVLVKRPALTLKNTTVCPAVFYVMETLTTQ; translated from the coding sequence ATGGCGCAGGAGCATCCATATCCTTTGCCTGCCTCCTGGGAGAAAACGGCGGCTGAACATGCGAAACGTTACAAGCAATGGCTGCAACGTGCGAATGTGAAAAAGGTGATGAAGGAACTGCCCGATCTGCACGAGGAGGCTTTCAGTAAAATCAATTGTCTCGCTTGCGCCCGCTGCTGCAGAAATTATTCTCCCCGCTTTAAGACTCCGGACATCAAGAGGATTTCAAAACGCCTCCGTATGAAGGAATCTGCATTCATCGATACCTACCTTCGTTTGGATGAAGATGGGGATTATGTGGTGAAAAGCAGTCCGTGCCCGTTCATTGGCGATGATAATGCCTGTTCGATTTATGAAGATCGTCCTTCGGATTGCGCCAGGTATCCATATACGGATGAAGATGTATTGGTGAAACGTCCTGCGTTAACGCTGAAGAATACAACGGTGTGTCCCGCGGTGTTTTATGTGATGGAGACATTAACCACTCAGTAA
- a CDS encoding cytidine deaminase, with translation MQQKKQEFTYTVYSSANELPERYAWLLNEAREVTDQAYAPYSRFQVGAMALLANGEVVAGSNQENASFPVGLCAERVLLSAATSLYPNVAIEAIAISYFNNNGESNRPISPCGICRQSLQEFEQRRKHPIKLILGGMEGEVIVIESAGSLLPLSFTSENLL, from the coding sequence GTGCAGCAAAAAAAACAGGAATTCACCTACACCGTTTACAGCTCCGCCAACGAATTGCCGGAGCGCTACGCGTGGTTGCTGAACGAGGCGCGGGAAGTAACCGACCAGGCTTACGCGCCCTACTCACGGTTCCAGGTAGGTGCTATGGCATTGCTTGCCAATGGGGAAGTGGTGGCAGGGTCGAATCAGGAAAACGCCTCGTTTCCCGTTGGACTGTGTGCTGAACGGGTATTGCTTTCGGCCGCTACTTCATTGTATCCCAATGTTGCCATTGAGGCCATTGCTATCAGCTATTTCAACAACAATGGCGAAAGCAACCGGCCCATCTCTCCCTGTGGTATTTGCCGGCAGTCTTTACAGGAGTTTGAACAACGCCGCAAACATCCCATCAAACTGATATTGGGTGGCATGGAAGGGGAGGTGATCGTGATTGAAAGTGCCGGCAGTTTGCTCCCGTTAAGTTTTACTTCCGAAAACCTGTTGTAG
- the lepB gene encoding signal peptidase I: MAIDHLLVIIFISLLIWLLPAFGVSKMFEKAGEKGWKAFVPFYNTYTMLQVAGRQKHWVYWQLIPVVGWFITFGIYIEFVKAYGRFAFWEHALIVLTLGLYMNVIGTNQHARFIGPEKVKLYKKSTTREWVDAGVFAIVAATLIRTFIFEAYTIPTPSMEKTLLVNDFLFVSKTAYGPRIPNTPLAMPFVHHTMPVTKGKSYLEWIKLPYIRWFESPVKRNDVVVFNFPVGDTVINKDEFQSAITYYDVVRQIGREEVFRREDDFPLVVRPVDKRENFIKRCVAIAGDTLEIKNGVVWVNGKVNDVPIHSEMPYYVQTKGQPLDEEVMQSEYDVDMNDASEFTKLEQPGLFRMLLTAEAKAKLEKSGAVTSIQVAKDEGGYIFPFDTLHNWSQDDFGPVILPKKGTAMPLNAQNYSIYERAIRVYEGQSIDMRNGQIYINNQPASSYTFNMNYYWMMGDNRHNSADSRYWGFVPEDHIVGKASLIWFSWENGPRWNRLFRSIK; encoded by the coding sequence ATGGCTATTGATCATTTGCTGGTCATTATTTTTATTTCGCTGCTGATCTGGTTGCTGCCGGCTTTCGGGGTGTCAAAGATGTTTGAAAAAGCGGGGGAGAAAGGTTGGAAAGCTTTCGTTCCTTTCTACAATACCTACACGATGCTCCAGGTGGCGGGACGGCAGAAACACTGGGTGTACTGGCAACTGATCCCGGTAGTGGGCTGGTTCATTACCTTCGGTATCTATATTGAATTTGTGAAAGCCTATGGCCGGTTTGCCTTTTGGGAACACGCGCTCATTGTGCTTACACTGGGTTTGTATATGAATGTGATCGGCACCAATCAACATGCGCGTTTTATCGGTCCCGAAAAGGTAAAGCTGTATAAGAAATCGACCACACGGGAATGGGTGGATGCGGGTGTTTTCGCAATTGTAGCAGCCACGCTTATCCGTACGTTTATTTTTGAAGCGTATACCATTCCCACGCCTTCCATGGAAAAAACTTTATTGGTGAACGATTTTCTTTTTGTGAGCAAAACGGCTTATGGTCCCCGTATTCCCAATACGCCACTGGCCATGCCTTTCGTGCACCATACCATGCCCGTTACCAAAGGTAAGTCCTACCTCGAATGGATAAAACTCCCTTATATCCGTTGGTTCGAAAGCCCGGTAAAAAGGAACGATGTGGTGGTATTCAATTTCCCCGTAGGTGATACTGTGATCAATAAAGATGAGTTCCAATCCGCCATCACGTATTATGATGTGGTGCGGCAAATCGGCAGGGAGGAAGTATTCCGCCGGGAAGATGATTTTCCGCTGGTGGTGCGCCCCGTAGATAAAAGAGAGAACTTCATTAAACGCTGTGTGGCCATTGCGGGAGATACGCTTGAAATAAAGAACGGCGTGGTATGGGTGAATGGAAAAGTGAACGATGTGCCCATCCATTCTGAAATGCCTTATTACGTGCAAACGAAGGGGCAGCCTTTGGATGAGGAAGTGATGCAAAGTGAATACGATGTGGACATGAACGATGCTTCAGAGTTTACGAAACTGGAGCAGCCCGGTCTTTTCAGGATGTTGCTCACCGCGGAAGCAAAGGCGAAACTGGAGAAAAGCGGTGCCGTTACCAGCATACAGGTGGCGAAGGATGAGGGCGGTTACATCTTCCCGTTCGATACCCTGCACAACTGGAGCCAGGACGATTTCGGCCCGGTGATCCTTCCGAAGAAAGGAACCGCGATGCCGTTGAACGCGCAGAATTACAGCATCTATGAAAGAGCAATCCGCGTATACGAGGGACAGTCCATTGATATGCGCAATGGGCAGATTTACATCAATAACCAACCCGCATCTTCCTATACCTTCAACATGAATTATTACTGGATGATGGGGGATAACCGCCACAACTCAGCCGATTCAAGGTACTGGGGATTTGTGCCGGAGGACCATATTGTGGGTAAGGCTTCCTTGATCTGGTTCAGTTGGGAGAATGGTCCCCGTTGGAACAGGTTATTCAGGAGCATCAAATAA
- a CDS encoding MerR family transcriptional regulator, whose amino-acid sequence MHSFTIRDIENLTGIKAHTLRIWEQRYGLCPARRRDSNHRFYDNDDLKRILRVNVLYKQGFKISRIAAMEDEEILGAISRLNGSDQYESVINQLIECSIDFEETRFNMIVHRVIAHMGLEKSLRYVLFPFLERIGLLWLTNHVIPAQEHFVSYLIQKKIITAIDGLDQPTPKENTNVLLFTPEGEEHEIPLLLTHYLLKKNGIPSVYFGKNVSVESLKTYCEQKKISHLYLHVLTHFSEGSLEEYLRKLCATFPDIQIVMAGEPATQIDFSLPNLRTISREEIPVFAGNPGI is encoded by the coding sequence ATGCATAGTTTTACCATTCGCGACATAGAAAACCTCACCGGCATAAAAGCGCATACCCTGCGTATTTGGGAACAGCGGTATGGCCTGTGTCCTGCCCGGCGCCGCGACAGCAATCACAGGTTCTACGATAACGACGACCTGAAACGCATCCTGCGGGTGAACGTGCTGTATAAGCAGGGCTTCAAGATATCAAGGATCGCGGCTATGGAAGACGAGGAAATATTGGGCGCCATCAGTCGGCTCAATGGATCGGACCAATACGAATCGGTGATCAACCAACTTATCGAATGCAGTATAGACTTTGAAGAAACCCGGTTCAACATGATCGTGCACCGGGTGATCGCGCACATGGGGCTGGAAAAATCATTGCGATATGTGTTGTTTCCCTTCCTCGAACGGATTGGACTGCTTTGGCTGACGAACCATGTAATCCCGGCGCAGGAACATTTTGTGAGCTACCTGATCCAAAAGAAGATCATCACCGCTATAGATGGACTGGACCAGCCCACGCCAAAGGAAAACACCAATGTATTGTTGTTTACACCCGAAGGTGAAGAACATGAAATACCGTTATTACTCACCCATTACCTCCTGAAAAAAAACGGCATCCCTTCGGTGTATTTCGGGAAGAATGTTTCGGTGGAATCACTGAAAACATATTGCGAGCAGAAAAAGATCAGCCATCTTTACCTGCATGTGCTGACCCATTTTTCAGAAGGAAGCCTGGAAGAATACCTCCGGAAATTGTGCGCCACATTCCCGGATATACAAATCGTGATGGCAGGTGAACCGGCAACCCAAATAGACTTTTCACTTCCGAACCTCAGAACGATTTCCAGGGAAGAGATTCCGGTGTTCGCGGGGAACCCCGGAATCTGA
- a CDS encoding sigma-54 dependent transcriptional regulator, whose product MSSILIIDDEKAIRKTLGEILSYEGYKIDEAADGEEGLRLFKEKTYDVVLCDIKMPKMDGIEFLDKAGEINADVPVIMISGHGTIETAVEAVKKGAFDYISKPPDLNRLLITIRNALDKTSLVTETKVLKRKVSKVQEMIGESEPIRKIKDTIEKVAPTEARVLITGENGVGKELVARWIHEKSNRATGPLVEVNCAAIPTELIESELFGHEKGSFTSAIKQRIGKFEQANGGTLFLDEIGDMSLSAQAKVLRALQEGKITRVGADKDISVDVRVIAATNKDLLKEVEDKNFRLDLYHRLSVILIHVPSLNERRPDIPLLVDRFLADICVDYGISKKSIDEGAIKGLQEYNWSGNIRELRNVVERLIILSGKTITEEDVKSYVSPR is encoded by the coding sequence ATGTCAAGCATTTTGATCATCGACGACGAAAAGGCGATCCGTAAAACGCTGGGTGAAATTCTTTCCTATGAAGGGTATAAGATCGATGAAGCCGCCGACGGCGAAGAAGGACTCCGGCTGTTCAAGGAGAAAACTTACGATGTAGTGCTTTGTGACATCAAAATGCCGAAAATGGACGGGATCGAATTCCTCGACAAAGCCGGAGAGATCAATGCGGATGTGCCCGTGATCATGATCTCCGGACACGGAACCATCGAAACCGCTGTGGAAGCCGTTAAAAAAGGGGCTTTCGATTATATCTCCAAACCACCGGACCTGAACCGGTTGCTGATTACCATCAGGAACGCCCTCGATAAAACCTCGCTGGTTACGGAAACCAAAGTGCTGAAAAGAAAGGTAAGCAAGGTGCAGGAGATGATCGGGGAATCTGAACCGATCAGGAAAATTAAAGATACCATCGAAAAAGTGGCGCCCACCGAGGCACGTGTGCTCATTACCGGAGAAAACGGTGTGGGAAAAGAACTCGTGGCCCGCTGGATACATGAGAAGAGTAACCGCGCCACCGGCCCGCTGGTGGAAGTAAACTGCGCGGCCATCCCAACCGAACTTATCGAAAGCGAATTGTTCGGCCACGAAAAAGGTTCCTTCACGTCCGCCATCAAACAGCGAATCGGAAAATTCGAACAGGCCAACGGCGGAACTTTATTCCTCGATGAAATTGGGGACATGAGCCTCAGCGCCCAGGCTAAAGTGCTCCGTGCCCTCCAGGAAGGAAAAATTACGAGGGTAGGCGCCGATAAAGACATCAGCGTGGATGTGCGCGTGATCGCCGCTACCAATAAGGATTTGCTGAAGGAAGTGGAAGATAAAAACTTCCGCCTCGACCTATACCACCGGCTGAGTGTGATATTGATTCATGTGCCTTCTTTGAATGAAAGAAGGCCTGATATTCCGTTGCTGGTAGACCGTTTCCTGGCCGATATTTGTGTAGATTACGGCATTTCTAAAAAGTCTATCGATGAAGGCGCCATCAAAGGGTTGCAGGAGTACAATTGGTCCGGCAACATCAGGGAACTCCGCAATGTGGTGGAACGCCTGATCATTCTTTCGGGCAAAACCATCACGGAAGAGGATGTGAAAAGTTATGTTTCTCCCCGTTAA